One Pseudodesulfovibrio cashew DNA window includes the following coding sequences:
- a CDS encoding ABC transporter substrate-binding protein, with product MKKIILTVVALCLIASTAFAAKSYTVSVTQIVEHPALDAIRKGTLDRLKEKGVDVTANVHIAQGNPATNVQIISQIIGEQPDLVLAIATPGAQAAAQKIKDIPIVFTGVTDPVSAGLVKDLANSGGGNITGMSDFSPMDKHVALIQEVVPTVKTIGVIYNAGEPNSVVLVNKLKEEAAKAGLSVEEATIANSSGVYQAAKSLVGRADAVYVPTDNTVVSAIESAVKVCRQNKLPLIAADVDSVSRGAVAAVALDYYKMGLQSGDMAYRILVEGVKPSDMPVEFLNDLNLHVNKKAAASMGVTLPEEMIQRAEKVIE from the coding sequence CCTACACCGTTTCCGTCACTCAGATCGTCGAGCATCCCGCGCTGGACGCCATCCGCAAGGGAACTCTTGACCGCCTCAAGGAAAAAGGCGTTGATGTGACTGCCAACGTACACATCGCCCAGGGCAACCCTGCCACCAACGTCCAAATCATCAGCCAGATCATCGGCGAACAGCCCGACCTGGTACTGGCCATCGCCACACCCGGTGCCCAGGCCGCCGCGCAGAAAATCAAGGATATTCCCATCGTCTTCACCGGTGTCACTGATCCGGTCTCTGCTGGTCTGGTCAAGGACCTTGCCAACAGTGGCGGCGGAAACATCACCGGCATGTCTGACTTCAGCCCCATGGACAAGCATGTGGCCCTGATTCAGGAAGTCGTCCCCACGGTCAAGACCATCGGCGTCATCTACAACGCGGGAGAGCCCAACTCCGTGGTTCTGGTCAACAAACTCAAGGAAGAAGCCGCCAAAGCGGGCCTCTCCGTTGAGGAAGCTACCATCGCCAACTCCAGCGGCGTGTACCAGGCCGCCAAGAGCCTGGTGGGCCGGGCCGACGCGGTTTACGTACCCACGGACAACACCGTGGTCTCCGCAATCGAATCCGCAGTCAAAGTCTGCCGCCAGAACAAGCTGCCGCTTATCGCTGCCGACGTCGACTCCGTGTCGCGCGGTGCCGTCGCGGCCGTGGCCCTGGACTATTACAAAATGGGCCTCCAGAGCGGCGACATGGCATACCGCATTCTGGTCGAAGGCGTGAAGCCGAGCGACATGCCCGTGGAGTTCCTCAACGACCTCAACCTGCATGTCAACAAGAAGGCTGCTGCCTCCATGGGTGTGACCCTGCCGGAGGAAATGATCCAACGCGCGGAAAAGGTCATCGAATAG